DNA from Trueperaceae bacterium:
CGCCGGCATCGTCACGACCCTGCTGACCGGAGGGTCGCTCGTGCCGGGGGGCGGCTCGACGCCGGCGGCGACCCCGCCGGCCGACGCCGACGTCGCCGTCGTCCCCGGCGACGACGCGGACACGGCCGAGGCGCCCGCGCCGGGTGAAGGGGCGCCCGCGGAGGCGGACGAGGACGCCGCCGACGCCGACGCTGCCACCGACGTCGACGCCGACGCCCCCGCCCGCGTGGAGCCGGTCGACCCCGGCGCCGGCCTCGACGCCCCCGCGACCCCGCCCGGCGCGCCCGACGCCGACGCCGAGGAAGCCGACGCGGACGCGCCGCCGGAGCCGGCCACGGACGCGACGGACGACGCGCCGGACGACGCGCCGGACGAGGCGGCGGTCGCCGCCCCCGCAGCGGACGTCGACCTGGCCGCGGACGCGCCCGACGCGCCGTACCGCGTGGCGGTCGGCACCTTCACGGCGCGCGAGAACGCCGAGAC
Protein-coding regions in this window:
- a CDS encoding SPOR domain-containing protein, with the translated sequence MDWLRRNWPDLLIGVALIAVIAGIVTTLLTGGSLVPGGGSTPAATPPADADVAVVPGDDADTAEAPAPGEGAPAEADEDAADADAATDVDADAPARVEPVDPGAGLDAPATPPGAPDADAEEADADAPPEPATDATDDAPDDAPDEAAVAAPAADVDLAADAPDAPYRVAVGTFTARENAETLAATFREDGYPVFLGTQDDLVVVLVGPYDDADRADDVAATIRAGDYGIEPLVYRFEPDAT